A genome region from Ottowia testudinis includes the following:
- a CDS encoding TOBE domain-containing protein, whose translation MIKPALSARAMGYAQADKRIEILQLVGQHGSISEAARVGKVSYKAAWQAIHTLTNLAGEPLVDRRVGGAGGGGARLTLAGERLLAAAEQLDTARRGVLARVNGAESAALASPRTSMRNHLLATVSALRSDGARDPMVRAVLALAGGGELASLITRESAELLGLTPGLAVLALCKATAVRIEPVGASTPVDSNLLPGRVLRAARGHARDEMVLTLPGGQQLTGFAARPNRLRAGSAACACVDDSAVVVALG comes from the coding sequence ATGATCAAACCAGCCCTGTCGGCGCGCGCCATGGGTTATGCCCAGGCAGACAAGCGCATTGAAATCTTGCAGCTGGTCGGCCAGCACGGCTCCATCTCCGAAGCTGCACGCGTGGGCAAGGTGAGTTACAAGGCGGCCTGGCAGGCCATCCACACACTGACCAACCTGGCGGGCGAGCCGCTGGTGGACCGCCGCGTGGGCGGCGCCGGCGGCGGCGGTGCGCGGCTGACGCTGGCCGGCGAGCGTCTGCTGGCCGCCGCCGAGCAACTCGACACCGCACGGCGCGGCGTGCTGGCGCGCGTCAACGGCGCCGAAAGCGCGGCGCTGGCCAGCCCGCGCACCAGCATGCGCAACCACCTGCTCGCCACCGTGTCGGCATTGCGCAGTGATGGCGCGCGCGACCCGATGGTGCGCGCTGTGCTGGCCCTGGCAGGCGGAGGCGAGCTGGCTTCGCTCATCACACGTGAAAGCGCCGAGTTGCTGGGTCTGACGCCCGGGCTGGCGGTGCTGGCGCTTTGCAAGGCCACGGCGGTGCGCATCGAACCCGTGGGCGCATCGACGCCAGTGGACAGCAATTTGCTGCCCGGCCGCGTGCTGCGCGCCGCCCGCGGCCACGCGCGCGACGAGATGGTGCTGACGCTGCCCGGTGGCCAGCAACTGACGGGCTTTGCGGCACGGCCGAATCGTCTGCGCGCCGGCAGTGCCGCCTGCGCGTGCGTGGACGACAGCGCCGTGGTGGTGGCACTGGGTTGA
- a CDS encoding adenylosuccinate synthase: MKPTTGRNVVVVGTQWGDEGKGKLVDWLTESAQGVVRFQGGHNAGHTLVINGVKTALHLIPSGIMRPGVTCYIGNGVVLSVTKLLEEIEGLEQAGVQVRERLRISEGCPLILPLHAAMDVAREAARESGGSEKIGTTGRGIGPAYEDKIARRALRAQDLKHPARFAAKLRDLLALYNHELTGFLGSGKVLFPEPLRPYLKDGVLQFDPIYDEAMRQSSQVKPMLADVSRELNEAHQHGANLLFEGAQGTLLDVDHGTYPFVTSSNTVAGNAAAGAGVGPGMLHYVLGITKAYCTRVGGGPFPTELDWETPGTPGHHMSTVGAEKGVTTGRSRRCGWFDAALLKRSAQVNGLSGLCITKLDVLDGLKELQLCTGYELHGEHIDILPLAAEDVAACRPIYETMPGWTESTVGVTQYDQLPINARLYLQRIEHVTGVPVHVISTSPDRDHTIMVKHPFLA; the protein is encoded by the coding sequence ATGAAACCAACCACCGGACGCAACGTGGTCGTCGTCGGCACCCAATGGGGCGACGAGGGCAAGGGCAAACTGGTCGACTGGCTGACCGAAAGCGCGCAGGGGGTGGTGCGCTTTCAAGGCGGCCACAACGCAGGCCACACGTTGGTCATCAACGGCGTCAAGACCGCGCTGCACCTGATCCCCAGCGGCATCATGCGTCCCGGCGTGACCTGCTACATCGGCAACGGCGTAGTGCTGTCGGTCACCAAGTTGCTGGAGGAGATCGAAGGCCTGGAGCAAGCCGGCGTGCAGGTGCGCGAGCGCCTGCGCATCAGCGAAGGCTGCCCGCTGATCCTGCCGCTGCACGCGGCGATGGACGTGGCGCGCGAGGCCGCGCGCGAAAGCGGCGGCAGCGAAAAGATCGGCACCACCGGCCGCGGCATCGGCCCGGCGTATGAGGACAAGATCGCCCGCCGCGCCCTGCGCGCGCAGGACCTGAAGCACCCAGCGCGCTTCGCCGCCAAGCTGCGCGATCTGCTGGCGCTCTACAACCATGAGCTGACGGGCTTCCTGGGTTCCGGCAAGGTGCTCTTTCCCGAGCCGCTGCGCCCCTACCTGAAGGATGGCGTGCTGCAGTTCGACCCGATCTACGACGAGGCCATGCGCCAGTCATCGCAGGTCAAGCCCATGCTGGCCGACGTCTCGCGCGAGCTGAACGAGGCGCACCAACACGGCGCCAACCTGCTGTTCGAGGGCGCGCAGGGCACTCTGCTCGATGTCGACCACGGCACCTATCCCTTCGTCACCAGCAGCAACACCGTGGCCGGCAACGCGGCCGCGGGCGCCGGGGTCGGTCCCGGCATGCTGCATTACGTGCTGGGCATCACCAAGGCGTATTGCACGCGCGTGGGCGGCGGCCCCTTCCCGACGGAGCTGGACTGGGAAACGCCCGGCACGCCCGGCCACCACATGAGCACGGTGGGCGCCGAGAAAGGCGTCACCACCGGGCGCAGCCGCCGCTGCGGCTGGTTCGATGCCGCGCTGCTCAAGCGCAGCGCCCAGGTCAACGGCTTGAGCGGCCTGTGCATCACCAAGCTCGACGTGCTCGATGGCCTGAAGGAGCTGCAGTTGTGCACCGGATACGAACTGCACGGCGAACACATCGACATCCTGCCGCTGGCTGCTGAGGATGTTGCTGCTTGCCGGCCGATCTACGAGACCATGCCCGGCTGGACTGAGAGCACCGTGGGCGTCACGCAGTACGACCAGCTTCCGATCAACGCGCGCCTTTACCTGCAGCGCATCGAGCACGTCACGGGCGTGCCCGTGCATGTGATCTCCACCAGCCCGGATCGCGATCACACCATCATGGTGAAGCACCCTTTCCTGGCTTGA
- the hfq gene encoding RNA chaperone Hfq: MSNKGQLLQDPFLNTLRREHIPVSIYLVNGIKLQGQIESFDQYVVLLRNTVTQMVYKHAISTIVPGRAVNFSSGGADPQDSEEK; this comes from the coding sequence GTGAGCAACAAAGGGCAACTCCTACAAGACCCGTTCCTGAACACCCTGCGCCGCGAGCACATTCCGGTGTCCATTTATTTGGTCAACGGCATCAAGCTGCAAGGTCAGATCGAATCGTTTGACCAATACGTCGTGTTGCTGCGCAACACGGTGACGCAAATGGTCTACAAGCATGCCATCTCGACCATCGTGCCGGGGCGTGCCGTTAACTTCTCGAGTGGCGGCGCCGATCCTCAGGACTCTGAAGAAAAATAA
- the hflC gene encoding protease modulator HflC, translated as MNRVGFIGTTVLILMALLASTMFVVDQRQFGVVYQLGQIQRVITEPGLNFKLPPPLQNVNYIDKRLLTLDSMDTEPVLTAEKQRVVIDWYVRWRISDPQAYIRNVGLDENAGALQLNRVVRNAFQEEINRRTVRELISTRRETLMADVKREVTEAVKGGKPWGIDIIDVRITRADYVESITESVYRRMQAERQRVANELRSTGAAEGEQIRADADRQREVTVANAYRDAEKVRGEGDAQATRVYGEAFGKDPQFAEFYRSLDAYKASVGKKGDVLVIDPASSDFFKNLRGAPTRR; from the coding sequence ATGAACAGAGTCGGATTCATCGGCACCACCGTCCTCATCCTGATGGCCTTGCTGGCCTCGACCATGTTCGTGGTCGACCAGCGCCAGTTTGGCGTCGTCTACCAGCTGGGACAGATCCAGAGGGTGATCACCGAGCCGGGGCTCAACTTCAAGTTGCCGCCGCCGCTGCAGAACGTCAACTACATCGACAAGCGCCTGCTCACACTCGACAGCATGGACACCGAACCCGTGCTGACGGCCGAGAAGCAGCGTGTGGTCATCGACTGGTACGTGCGCTGGCGCATCAGCGATCCGCAGGCCTACATCCGCAACGTCGGCCTGGACGAGAACGCCGGTGCCTTGCAACTCAACCGCGTGGTGCGCAACGCCTTTCAGGAAGAGATCAATCGGCGCACCGTGCGCGAACTCATCTCGACCCGCCGCGAGACGCTGATGGCCGATGTCAAGCGCGAGGTCACCGAGGCCGTCAAGGGCGGCAAGCCCTGGGGCATCGACATCATCGACGTGCGCATCACGCGCGCCGACTATGTGGAGTCGATCACCGAATCGGTGTATCGCCGCATGCAGGCCGAGCGCCAGCGCGTGGCCAACGAACTGCGCTCCACCGGCGCTGCCGAGGGTGAGCAGATTCGCGCCGACGCCGACCGTCAGCGCGAAGTCACGGTGGCCAACGCCTACCGTGACGCTGAAAAAGTGCGCGGCGAGGGCGATGCCCAGGCCACACGCGTCTATGGCGAGGCGTTTGGCAAGGATCCGCAGTTCGCCGAGTTCTACCGCAGCCTCGACGCCTACAAGGCCAGCGTTGGAAAGAAGGGCGACGTGCTGGTGATCGATCCGGCCTCGTCCGACTTCTTCAAGAACCTGCGCGGCGCGCCGACCCGCCGCTGA
- the hflX gene encoding GTPase HflX, which yields MPAIANAERPAAVLVGVDLGVPNFDAELEELGLLAQTAGMQPVARLTCKRQAPDAALFVGSGKADEIRLLAETEGAHEVLFDQALSPVQQRNLERAIGLPVNDRTLLILEIFAQRARSHEGKLQVELARLQYLSTRLVRRWSHLERQQGGIGGRGGPGETQIELDRRMIGESIKRTKERLVKVKRQRQTQRRQRERRETFNISLVGYTNAGKSTLFNALVKARAYAADQLFATLDTTTRQLYLGDDQGSGRSVSLSDTVGFIRALPHGLVDAFEATLQEAADADLLLHVVDAANPHYPEQIEEVQRVLREIGAAEVPQLLVFNKLDGLDAARRPHALTDTLSRDGREIARVFVSARTGEGLPQLRAALAARAQAGASDAPAWADAGEAPLPIGHNHGLHSREANE from the coding sequence TTGCCCGCTATCGCCAACGCTGAACGTCCCGCCGCTGTCCTGGTGGGCGTGGACTTGGGTGTCCCCAACTTCGACGCTGAGCTGGAAGAGCTCGGTCTGTTGGCGCAAACCGCCGGCATGCAGCCGGTTGCCCGCCTGACCTGCAAGCGCCAAGCGCCCGATGCCGCGCTGTTTGTCGGCAGCGGCAAGGCCGACGAGATCCGGCTGCTGGCGGAAACCGAAGGCGCGCACGAGGTGCTGTTCGACCAGGCCCTGAGCCCGGTGCAGCAGCGCAACCTTGAGCGCGCGATCGGCCTGCCCGTCAACGACCGCACACTGCTGATCCTTGAAATCTTCGCCCAGCGCGCGCGCAGCCACGAGGGCAAGCTGCAGGTTGAGCTGGCGCGCCTGCAATACCTCAGCACCCGGCTGGTGCGCCGCTGGAGCCACCTGGAGCGCCAGCAGGGCGGCATCGGCGGCCGCGGCGGCCCGGGCGAGACGCAGATCGAGCTGGACCGCCGCATGATCGGTGAATCCATCAAGCGCACCAAGGAGCGCCTGGTCAAGGTCAAGCGCCAGCGCCAGACGCAACGGCGCCAGCGCGAGCGGCGCGAGACCTTCAACATCTCGTTGGTTGGCTATACCAACGCCGGCAAGTCGACGCTGTTCAACGCGCTGGTCAAGGCGCGCGCCTACGCGGCCGACCAGCTGTTTGCCACGCTCGACACCACGACACGCCAACTTTACCTGGGCGATGATCAGGGTTCCGGGCGTTCGGTGTCGCTGTCCGACACGGTCGGCTTCATTCGTGCTCTGCCGCACGGTCTGGTTGATGCCTTCGAAGCCACGCTGCAAGAGGCGGCCGATGCCGACCTGCTGTTGCACGTGGTCGATGCCGCCAATCCCCATTATCCCGAGCAGATTGAGGAAGTGCAGCGCGTGCTGCGCGAAATCGGCGCGGCCGAAGTGCCGCAGCTGCTGGTGTTCAACAAGCTCGACGGCCTGGACGCCGCCCGCCGGCCGCACGCTTTGACCGACACGCTGTCGCGGGATGGGCGCGAGATCGCACGCGTGTTCGTCAGCGCGCGCACCGGCGAAGGCCTTCCGCAATTGCGCGCCGCGCTGGCTGCGCGGGCGCAGGCCGGAGCATCCGATGCGCCGGCATGGGCCGATGCCGGCGAAGCGCCGTTGCCGATTGGGCACAATCACGGGTTGCATTCTCGAGAAGCCAACGAATGA
- the der gene encoding ribosome biogenesis GTPase Der: MKPVIALVGRPNVGKSTLFNRLTKSRDAIVADYAGLTRDRHYGQGHLGKREYIVIDTGGFEPTAESGIFKEMAKQTRQAVAEADVVIFVVDARDGLSAQDHDIANYLRRLGKPTLLVANKAEGMRAGTQLAEFYELGLGEVIPVSAAHGEGVRGMLEAALDTLNLPEPEEETEPDPHAPIRLAVAGRPNVGKSTLINTWLGEERLVAFDLPGTTRDAITVEFERNGQKFELIDTAGLRRKGKVFEAIEKFSVVKTLQAIESANVVLLLLDAEQGVTDQDAHIAGFILDAGRAVVLAVNKWDAVDAYQRELVQRSIETRLAFLKFAEIHFISAMKRQGLGPLWGSITRAHKAALRKMPTPQLTRLLQEAVQFQQPKRSGMYRPKLRYAHQGGMNPPVIVVHGNSLEGVTDSYKRYLEGRFRKAFDLTGTPLRVEMKTARNPYADKDS, translated from the coding sequence ATGAAACCCGTTATCGCGCTGGTGGGGCGACCCAATGTGGGCAAGTCCACGCTGTTCAACCGGCTGACCAAAAGCCGCGATGCCATCGTCGCCGACTACGCGGGTTTGACGCGCGACCGGCATTACGGCCAGGGCCACCTGGGCAAGCGCGAGTACATCGTCATCGATACCGGCGGATTCGAGCCGACGGCCGAGTCCGGCATCTTCAAGGAGATGGCCAAGCAGACGCGCCAGGCGGTGGCGGAGGCCGATGTGGTGATCTTCGTGGTCGATGCGCGGGACGGTCTGTCGGCGCAGGACCACGACATCGCCAACTACCTGCGCCGCCTGGGCAAACCGACGCTGCTGGTGGCCAACAAGGCCGAGGGCATGCGCGCCGGCACCCAACTGGCCGAGTTCTACGAACTGGGTCTGGGCGAGGTGATTCCCGTGTCGGCCGCGCACGGCGAGGGTGTGCGCGGCATGCTCGAGGCCGCGCTCGACACCCTGAATCTGCCCGAACCCGAGGAAGAGACCGAGCCCGATCCTCACGCGCCCATTCGTCTGGCGGTGGCCGGCCGCCCCAATGTCGGCAAATCGACCTTGATCAACACCTGGCTGGGCGAAGAGCGATTGGTCGCCTTCGATTTGCCGGGCACCACGCGCGACGCCATCACGGTTGAGTTCGAGCGCAACGGGCAGAAGTTTGAGCTGATCGACACCGCCGGCCTGCGCCGCAAGGGCAAGGTGTTCGAGGCGATAGAGAAATTTTCGGTCGTCAAGACGCTGCAGGCCATCGAATCGGCTAACGTCGTGCTGCTGCTGCTGGATGCCGAACAGGGCGTGACCGACCAGGACGCCCACATCGCTGGCTTCATCCTCGACGCCGGTCGCGCCGTGGTGCTGGCCGTCAACAAGTGGGACGCGGTGGATGCGTATCAGCGCGAGTTGGTGCAGCGTTCGATCGAAACGCGCCTGGCGTTTTTGAAGTTTGCCGAGATCCACTTCATCTCGGCCATGAAGCGGCAGGGCCTTGGCCCGCTGTGGGGCTCGATCACCCGGGCGCACAAGGCGGCCCTGCGCAAGATGCCGACGCCGCAGCTCACACGCCTGTTGCAGGAGGCGGTGCAGTTCCAGCAACCCAAGCGCAGCGGCATGTACCGGCCCAAGCTGCGCTATGCGCACCAGGGCGGCATGAATCCGCCGGTGATCGTGGTGCACGGCAATTCGCTCGAAGGCGTGACCGATTCGTACAAACGCTACCTGGAAGGGCGCTTTCGCAAGGCCTTCGACCTCACGGGAACGCCGTTGCGCGTCGAAATGAAAACGGCGCGGAACCCTTACGCCGATAAGGACTCCTAA
- the modB gene encoding molybdate ABC transporter permease subunit — protein sequence MLDATSLAAIRLSIELSILATLILLVLGTPVAWWIARGRSRWRIPVRSLVALPLVLPPSVLGFYLLVMLGANGPLGQLTQALGWGTLAFTFWGLLIGSLIYSLPFVVQPLINAFESFGERPLEAAATLRAGPLDAFWHVALPLARPGYLTGAVMGFAHTLGEFGVVLMIGGNIPGQTRVISVQIYDHVEALEYTQAHWLAGGMLVFSFVVLLALHWLQPQTGGAHER from the coding sequence ATGCTCGACGCCACCAGCCTTGCCGCCATTCGCCTGTCGATCGAGTTGTCGATTCTGGCGACGCTGATCCTGCTGGTGCTGGGCACGCCCGTGGCCTGGTGGATTGCGCGCGGGCGCTCGCGCTGGCGCATTCCGGTGCGCTCGCTGGTGGCGCTGCCGCTGGTGCTGCCGCCGTCGGTGCTGGGCTTTTACCTGCTGGTGATGCTGGGCGCCAATGGGCCGCTGGGCCAGCTGACGCAGGCGCTGGGCTGGGGCACGCTGGCCTTCACTTTCTGGGGGCTGCTGATCGGCTCGCTGATCTACTCGCTGCCCTTCGTGGTGCAGCCGCTGATCAACGCCTTTGAATCGTTTGGCGAGCGCCCGCTGGAGGCCGCCGCCACGCTGCGCGCCGGCCCGCTCGATGCCTTCTGGCACGTGGCGCTGCCCCTGGCGCGGCCCGGTTACCTGACGGGCGCGGTGATGGGCTTTGCGCATACGCTGGGCGAGTTTGGCGTGGTGCTGATGATCGGCGGCAACATTCCGGGGCAGACGCGCGTGATCTCGGTGCAGATCTACGACCACGTCGAAGCGCTCGAATACACCCAAGCGCATTGGCTGGCCGGCGGCATGCTGGTGTTCAGCTTTGTGGTGCTGCTGGCGCTGCACTGGCTGCAACCGCAGACGGGCGGCGCGCATGAGCGGTGA
- a CDS encoding phosphoribosyltransferase: MLTEDGKHLYVSYDEYHNLIEKLAIRVHQSGWQFDTILCLARGGMRPGDILSRIFNVPLAIMSTSSYRAEAGKVQGYLDIAHYITTPKGQIAGKVLLVDDLADTGVTLQAVVDRLKNNYQPITELRTAVIWTKGCSSFKADYSVEDLPTNPWIHQPFEAYDSLTPEKLLAKWKV; encoded by the coding sequence ATGTTGACCGAAGACGGCAAACACCTTTACGTCAGCTATGACGAATATCACAACCTGATCGAGAAGCTGGCGATCCGGGTGCACCAGTCGGGCTGGCAGTTCGACACCATCCTGTGTCTGGCCCGCGGCGGCATGCGGCCGGGTGACATTCTTAGCCGCATCTTCAACGTGCCGCTGGCCATCATGTCCACCAGCAGCTACCGCGCCGAGGCGGGCAAGGTGCAGGGTTACCTCGACATCGCGCACTACATCACCACGCCCAAGGGCCAGATTGCGGGCAAGGTGTTGCTCGTCGACGACTTGGCCGACACCGGCGTCACGCTGCAGGCCGTGGTGGATCGTCTGAAAAACAACTATCAGCCCATCACCGAACTGCGCACCGCGGTGATCTGGACCAAGGGCTGCTCCAGCTTCAAGGCCGATTATTCGGTGGAAGACTTGCCCACCAACCCATGGATTCACCAACCCTTCGAGGCCTATGACAGCCTGACACCAGAGAAGCTGCTGGCCAAGTGGAAGGTGTGA
- the hflK gene encoding FtsH protease activity modulator HflK: MTARTSALRLALLPRRLRGMFNLNDPKWGRGDAPSDQDKPSPDDQRPAEPPRAPPPPPPRGNGPNQGPPDLDELWRDFNRKLGGLFGGGRGGRGSGNLGGGGGFQPDMKGAGIGAGVIAAVAVAIWLASGIFIVREGEQAVVTTFGKLDGVRNAGLNWRMPWPIQRQETVRVTQIRSVDVGRDNVIKSTGLRESAMLTQDENIVEIKFAVQYRLNDARAYLFESKSPDEAVVQAAESAVREVVGKMTMDNAMADERDQIAPRVRNLMQAILDRYKVGVEVVAVNMQQGGVRPPEQVQAAFDDVLKAGQERERVKNEAQAYANDVVPRAVGTAARLTQEAEGYKARIVAQAQGDAQRFSSVLTEYQKAPQVTRDRMYLDTMQQIYSGVNKVIVDSRAGGNLLYLPIDKLMQSNVAAAVPAQAATPGSTSAPAAVQAPAGDPRTRDNARSRERETR, encoded by the coding sequence ATGACCGCACGCACCAGCGCCTTGCGGCTGGCCCTGTTGCCACGCCGCCTTCGAGGCATGTTCAACCTGAACGACCCGAAATGGGGGCGCGGTGATGCGCCATCGGATCAGGACAAACCGAGCCCCGATGACCAGCGCCCGGCCGAGCCGCCGCGCGCCCCGCCGCCACCGCCGCCGCGCGGCAATGGCCCGAACCAGGGGCCGCCCGATCTGGACGAGCTGTGGCGCGACTTCAACCGCAAGCTGGGTGGCTTGTTCGGTGGCGGACGCGGCGGCCGTGGCTCCGGCAACCTGGGCGGAGGCGGCGGCTTTCAACCCGACATGAAGGGCGCTGGCATTGGTGCCGGCGTCATCGCGGCGGTGGCCGTGGCGATCTGGCTGGCCAGCGGCATTTTCATCGTGCGCGAGGGCGAGCAGGCCGTGGTCACCACTTTCGGCAAGCTGGACGGCGTGCGCAACGCCGGCCTCAACTGGCGCATGCCCTGGCCCATCCAGCGCCAGGAAACGGTGCGTGTGACCCAGATCCGCTCGGTCGACGTTGGCCGCGACAACGTCATCAAAAGCACCGGCCTGCGCGAATCGGCCATGCTGACGCAAGACGAGAACATCGTGGAGATCAAGTTCGCCGTGCAATACCGCCTGAACGACGCACGCGCCTACCTGTTCGAGAGCAAGAGCCCCGATGAAGCCGTGGTGCAGGCCGCCGAAAGCGCGGTGCGCGAAGTGGTGGGCAAGATGACCATGGACAACGCCATGGCCGACGAGCGCGACCAGATCGCCCCCCGCGTGCGCAATCTGATGCAGGCCATTCTCGACCGCTACAAGGTCGGCGTCGAGGTGGTCGCGGTCAACATGCAGCAAGGTGGCGTGCGGCCGCCCGAGCAGGTGCAGGCCGCCTTTGACGACGTGCTGAAAGCCGGCCAAGAGCGCGAGCGCGTCAAGAATGAGGCGCAGGCCTATGCCAACGACGTGGTGCCGCGCGCGGTGGGAACCGCCGCCCGCCTGACCCAGGAAGCCGAGGGCTACAAGGCGCGCATCGTGGCGCAGGCCCAGGGTGATGCGCAGCGCTTCTCGTCGGTGCTGACCGAATACCAGAAGGCGCCGCAGGTGACGCGCGATCGCATGTACCTCGACACCATGCAGCAGATCTACAGCGGCGTGAACAAAGTCATCGTCGACAGCCGCGCTGGTGGCAACCTGCTGTATTTGCCGATCGACAAGCTGATGCAATCCAACGTTGCCGCCGCCGTGCCGGCCCAGGCCGCCACGCCCGGCTCAACGTCCGCGCCGGCCGCCGTGCAGGCACCAGCGGGCGATCCGCGCACCCGTGACAACGCCCGCAGCCGCGAGCGCGAGACGCGCTGA
- a CDS encoding ATP phosphoribosyltransferase regulatory subunit translates to MSAWLLPDHIADVLPSEARHIEELRRRLLDTACTYGYELVIPPLIEHLDSLLTGTGQALELQTFKLVDQLSGRSLGLRADTTPQVARIDAHLLGRQSITRLCYCGPVLHTMPERPHATREPLQFGAEIYGHAGREADVEVLSLALDCLRAAPLDGLSVDLADARIVRALLAGVMADPAVLAAVHDALAAKDASTLSRLTRDFPAASREGLQALVGLYGDESILVEAEKTLRRTPIVREALSNLKYMASRLTDVRVSFDLADARGYGYYTGVRFTVYAEGAGDAVLRGGRYDGVGAVFGHKLDRERPAVGFSLDVKQLARAATSAPLRAAIRAPWSDAPGLQAAVKALRARGETVVCALPGDAGQIDEFNCDRELIEAGGQWVIQSL, encoded by the coding sequence ATGTCCGCCTGGCTTCTGCCGGATCACATCGCCGATGTATTGCCCTCGGAGGCTCGCCACATCGAAGAATTGCGCCGCCGCTTGCTGGACACCGCCTGCACCTATGGCTACGAGCTGGTGATTCCGCCGCTGATCGAGCATTTGGATTCTTTGCTGACCGGCACCGGCCAAGCGCTGGAGTTGCAGACTTTCAAGCTGGTTGATCAACTGTCCGGCCGCTCCCTCGGCCTGCGCGCCGACACCACGCCGCAAGTGGCGCGCATCGACGCGCATCTGCTGGGCCGCCAGTCCATCACCCGCCTGTGCTACTGCGGCCCCGTGCTGCACACGATGCCCGAGCGCCCGCACGCCACGCGTGAGCCGCTGCAGTTTGGCGCCGAGATCTACGGCCACGCCGGGCGCGAGGCCGATGTCGAGGTGTTGTCGCTCGCGCTCGATTGCCTGCGCGCCGCGCCGCTGGACGGCCTGTCGGTTGACTTGGCCGACGCCCGCATCGTGCGTGCGCTGCTCGCTGGCGTGATGGCCGATCCGGCCGTGCTGGCCGCGGTGCACGATGCGCTGGCCGCCAAGGACGCGAGCACGCTGTCCCGCTTGACGCGCGACTTTCCCGCTGCATCGCGCGAAGGCTTGCAGGCGCTGGTCGGCCTGTATGGCGATGAAAGCATACTGGTTGAGGCCGAAAAAACCCTGCGCCGCACGCCCATCGTGCGCGAGGCGCTATCAAATTTGAAATACATGGCATCGCGCCTGACGGATGTGCGGGTCAGTTTTGACCTTGCCGATGCGCGGGGCTACGGCTACTACACCGGCGTGCGCTTTACCGTCTACGCCGAAGGCGCGGGCGATGCCGTGCTGCGCGGCGGCCGTTACGACGGGGTCGGAGCGGTGTTCGGCCACAAGCTCGACCGCGAGCGGCCGGCCGTCGGTTTCAGCCTCGACGTCAAGCAACTGGCCCGCGCCGCCACCAGCGCACCGCTGCGTGCCGCTATTCGCGCGCCTTGGAGCGACGCGCCTGGCTTGCAGGCGGCGGTCAAGGCACTGCGCGCGCGCGGCGAAACCGTGGTCTGCGCGCTACCCGGCGACGCTGGTCAAATCGACGAATTCAATTGCGACCGCGAGCTGATCGAAGCTGGCGGCCAGTGGGTCATCCAATCCCTTTGA
- the modA gene encoding molybdate ABC transporter substrate-binding protein, with protein MRPAFRRLLTLTAALAFSALAHAETVQIAVAANFTAPAKALAEIFAKTTGHEARLSFGATGAFYTQIKNGAPFDVLLAADDERPARLEKEGDTVPGSRFTYAIGQLVLWSAKAGFVDAQGAVLKSGHFNKIAIANPKLAPYGAAAVEAMDKLGLTAALTPKLVTGESIGQAYNFIATGNADLGFVALAQVLDGGKLKSGSMWVVPAKYYAPIIQDAVTLKRAAGNPAAKAWMELLRSANTRDFIRSYGYEVK; from the coding sequence ATGCGCCCCGCCTTTCGCCGCCTGCTCACCCTGACCGCCGCCTTGGCTTTCAGCGCCTTGGCGCACGCCGAAACCGTGCAGATCGCCGTGGCCGCCAACTTCACCGCGCCGGCCAAGGCGCTGGCCGAGATCTTCGCCAAGACTACGGGGCACGAGGCCAGGCTGTCGTTTGGCGCCACCGGCGCGTTCTACACGCAGATCAAGAACGGCGCGCCCTTCGACGTGCTGCTGGCCGCCGACGACGAGCGCCCCGCGCGGCTAGAAAAGGAAGGCGACACCGTGCCCGGCTCGCGCTTTACCTATGCCATCGGCCAGTTGGTGCTGTGGTCGGCCAAGGCCGGTTTTGTCGATGCGCAGGGCGCGGTGCTCAAAAGCGGCCACTTCAACAAGATCGCCATCGCCAACCCCAAGCTGGCGCCCTACGGCGCCGCTGCCGTCGAGGCCATGGACAAGCTGGGCCTGACGGCGGCGCTGACGCCGAAGCTGGTGACGGGCGAGAGCATCGGCCAGGCCTACAACTTCATCGCCACCGGCAATGCCGATCTGGGCTTTGTGGCGCTGGCGCAGGTGCTCGATGGCGGCAAGCTGAAAAGCGGCTCGATGTGGGTAGTGCCGGCCAAATACTACGCGCCCATCATCCAGGACGCCGTGACCTTGAAGCGCGCCGCAGGCAACCCGGCCGCCAAGGCGTGGATGGAACTGCTGCGTTCGGCCAATACGCGCGACTTCATCCGCAGCTATGGCTACGAGGTGAAGTAA
- a CDS encoding DUF2065 domain-containing protein codes for MDGSTWLAALGLALIIEGLLPFIAPGAWRQALNQLIRMADGQLRFFGLLALGAGVLLLWLA; via the coding sequence GTGGACGGCAGCACCTGGCTGGCGGCGCTGGGCCTGGCGCTGATCATCGAGGGCCTGTTGCCCTTCATCGCGCCCGGCGCCTGGCGCCAGGCCCTCAACCAGCTTATTCGGATGGCGGACGGTCAGTTGCGCTTTTTCGGCCTGTTGGCACTGGGTGCTGGCGTGCTGCTGCTGTGGCTGGCCTGA